One Fibrobacter sp. UWT2 genomic window, TCATAGGCAAGGGCCGTGGCGTTGAAAATCCGCATATTGAAAAGCTTGATTGCCTGGCGGAATACTTTGTTCAAGATTACGACGAATACACCAAGGTGCTGCGCGCTGGATTTTACGAAGGCATTTGCGAATGGCTAAAAAATGAGGCCGCGTGTGGTCCGCGCCGTACCCGTGAAGCGTTTGCGCCGCTGCCTGCACGTTCCGAAGAAATGCTTTCGATGATGCTTGAAAAGGGTGACGCCCGCTTCAACATTTTTGCGACGCATGATGCCTGGGTTGTTCCATGTCTCACGCACTTTTGCAAGATGACCTTTACGCCGCAACGCTGGATGAATTACCTGACGGGAATGGCCGTGGTTACCGATGCGCAGAAGAATGTGAACCGGATTGAGCCCGTGACAGGCCTTGATACAGGCTGGTTATCGTTTTAAACTATAACAAACCAAAGAAAAATAGTATAACTGGATAGCCCGTTTTCAGTTGACAGCGTTATTGTTTTTGTCTATATTATCCCTACGTAAATAGTAGGAAAATATAAATGACTCAAAAACTGATGGACATGTGTTGTTGCTGTTGGAGTCGATGTCGAACGGGCGACTAGTTTTTAGG contains:
- a CDS encoding histidine phosphatase family protein, encoding MEFVPAAKFFESLASDERVFLLVRHGERNHITPNDPDFGAHVGLTERGREQALSLGKCIPAEGDICFFSSPVGRCVETAEFIGKGRGVENPHIEKLDCLAEYFVQDYDEYTKVLRAGFYEGICEWLKNEAACGPRRTREAFAPLPARSEEMLSMMLEKGDARFNIFATHDAWVVPCLTHFCKMTFTPQRWMNYLTGMAVVTDAQKNVNRIEPVTGLDTGWLSF